The Candidatus Neomarinimicrobiota bacterium genome contains the following window.
GGCTTCTGAGAGTGTGTGGGTCAAATTGAGAGATATTCTGTCGTTGCCTTTGTAGATATGTTCATTGCTCTGGGGTAGATACTTCCAACGGTGGGAGTACTTCTGATACAGTCGGCTTGAACTGTTGAGATGAGCTCCCAGTTTGATCTGGTCGGTGAGTCTGTGGCTAAGCCGCAACTGTATATCCTGACTCATTTCACCACCATGTGGCAGGGGGCTTTCTTCCGATGTAAATAAACCAGATAGATAATAGCTGGTTTTTCCAGGCAAGGGTCCGCCCAGACTAACACTGAGCTGTCCACTCATGGGCATTCCCAATAAGGGAATCAACGCCTTGGGATAGAATCCATCTGGGGCATTGTTGTAATAATCAAACAGACCCTCTCGTAAATCGATATAGTTGAAGGCGGTATCTTCATCGGCATAATTGGTGTCCAGATATTCAAAAGCGCCAGATTCATGGTACTTGTAGGCATTCAATTGATCTGAGGTGTATTCGATGCGTCCGTGAAACGTGTCGCCACCTTCTTTGGTCACGATATTCACAACGGAGGACATGGCCTGGCCATATTCAGCATTAAAAGTTCCGCTGATGACGGTCATTTCCTGGATGGCATTCTGGTTCACCGTGCCACTAAAATCACCTTCCATGGGATCGCGGACAATGACGCCATCAATCATATATAATATTTCTTTGGTGCGGCCCCCACGGACATGGATTTCGCCACTTTCATCAGTGGTAAAGCCAGCCTGGGTCGCCAGAACATCATTAATGTTATTCACGGGCATGGAGATGATGTCGTCTGCACTAATCACACGTATGGTAGCGGTTGCGTCTCTTTGAATAAGGGGTCTTGTGGCAATGACGTACACTTCTTCCCGAGCATCCAGTGTCGCAGGCTCCAGGATTGCATTCACTTTGGTGGTGAAGTCTGAGACCACCTGGACATCCTGATGAACCGCGATTTTGTAGCCAATCATCATGAATTTGATGGTGTAGGTACCCGGGGGTACATTGAGAATAAAGAATTTTCCGTTTTCATCGGTAGCCGTACCCATCTGGGTTCCATCAATGACCACATTCACACCCACCAGAACACCCTGATCGTTAGAGCCTACTGTTCCAGATATTTTTCCGCCTACACCAGCAAAGGCTAATTGCTGTAACAACAGAAAGACCAGGAGGAGGAGTGAGCGCGAGAATATTTTCATTTCAGCAACAGGGGCCGCCTCAAAGAAAGGCGGCCCTCTTTGTTAATTGTTATTTGAGCATGAGCATGTTACGGCTGACCTGCTCACTACCCTTGCTGAGAACAGCAATGTAGTTTCCAGTTGCAACGATCTGCCCCTTGTTGTCTCTTCCATCCCAGGTCAGCTGGTAGCTACCTGGCTGAATGCGACCCTGAGCTAAAGTTGTAACCAGCTCACCTTTGATGTTGAAGATATCCAGTGAGGCCTCTCCCGCTTCATGCATCTCAAATGAGATTGTGGTAGAAGGATTGAATGGGTTGGGAAAGTTCTGCTGCATGGTCATGGTCACAGGACGATTATTCTCACGATCAATAGCTGGAATAATGGCCGTTGGACTCACGACATAATTATCAAAATATCCAGCCAGTCCATCCACACCATTCTGCTGGAAAGCGTAGAGACCGGGCTGTCCCATATAGGTGTGCATGTCGCTGTCGTCAACATAGGTGCCCAGGTCGATCTCGTCATAGAAGCACTGGTAGGAGACAGAACTGTCAGCGAGATTGGTGTGGACAACAACCTGCATGTGATGCCAGCCCTCGGTCTTGTCTACACCAGAGGCATCAATACTCTCGTGGAAGCTATACTGGAAGGTGGAAAAGTTGAGCTGGTTGTTGTAGAGACGGAAGCGATTGTCCCCATCAAAATCAGCTACAAGTTTCACATAATAGCCATATGAATGGGGTCCCTGATGGGATGAGTCAGCATAGGCTACGATACCCGTATAGGCTGAAGTGGCAGCATTTTCATAGACATAGACATCGGCATCTACGATGTAGTCGGCAAACATGGTTTCGCCTGTGAGCAGAATGGCAGCTCCTGAGTAGGAGTAGTCCAGATCCTGGATGTATCCAACCTTGTCACCACCACCAACGAGAACGGCTGGTGCGTTGGCCATATCAATAGCCTGAATCATTTCTTCATCGATTCGATATTGTTGCCACTCACTCACATCGCCATCTTCAAAATCTTCTGCATGCTCCAGCTCTGATGAGCCGCCATTGGGTTCAACCATAAAGTTGTCAAAGTATCCAGCCAGTCCGTCAACACCATTCTGCTGGAAGGCATAGAGGCCGGGTTGTCCCATATAGGTGTTCATGTCGCTGTCGTCCACATAGGTTCCCAGATCGATTTCATCATAGAAACACTGGTAGGAAACAGTGCTGTCGGCTGGATTGGTATTGACTATAACCTTAAAGTGATGCCAGCCCTCCGTTTTGTCCACACCATCGGCAGAAATACCGTGGTGGAAACTGTACTGGAATGTAGAGAAGTTGAGTTGGTTGTTGTAGAGTCGGAAACGGTTATCACCATCAAAATCAGCAACGAGTTTCACATAATAACCATATGAATGAGGTCCCTGATGGGATGAGTCAGCATAGGCTACGATACCCGTATAGGCTGAAGTGGCAGCATTTTCATAGACATATACATCTGCTTCAACGGTGTAATTGGCGTCGGTTACTTCTCCATCAAGGAGAATGGCAGCCCCTGAATAGGAGTAGTCAATATCCTGGATGTAGCCAACTTTGTCACCACCACCGATGAGAATGGCAGGTGCACTGGTCATATCGATAGCCTGGATCATTTCCTCATCTGCGCGGTACTGTGACCATTCGCTGATGTCACCATCTTCAAAATCTTCTGTATAGGCTTGACCAAAAGCCAGGCTGGCGGTCAGGACCAATAGGATAAAAGTAGTAGCGTTTCTTTGCATGGATCTATCTCCTCGATTGATTTTTTCTGTAGATTCTATTTTTTGGGGAGTGCTTGATGTATCTGACTTGTTTATCCAAGCAGATTGCCCAGCATTTCCTCTATTTCATTCTCAGTAATGGTTTCACGGTCCTTGCCCAAGAAGACCAGGCCATGAAAAAGACCTCCCATGGCTTTCATAATCAGACGGGGCTCCATTTGGGGAAATTCGCCCTGCTTGATACCCTGCTCAATAAGTTCCATTAATACCTTATATAGGCGATTCTGATAAGCCTTCCATTCGGAGCGCTCATTTTCTTCTCGGGTAAATGATTGGGGGGCCTGGAAAAGGAATTCATAGAGGGGACGATCGGTGTTCACCATCTCGGCGATCTTTTTTAACATGGAGATGAATGTCGCACGCGGGCTGTCACCACCCACTGCGATTTCTTCCAGTTCTCGCCAGAGACTCAGCCATCCATGGAGGAGGAGGGCCGAGAAAATTTCTTCCTTTGAGGTGAAGTAATAATAGAGCGTCGCTTTTCCAAAACCTGAAACGCGGGCAATTTCATCAATCTTCGCCCCCTCTAATCCTTTTTCCTTAAACACGGTCAGGGCGCCTTGTAGAATCAACTTTTGACGAGCGATTCTTTCGGCTGATT
Protein-coding sequences here:
- a CDS encoding TetR/AcrR family transcriptional regulator, with the protein product MTNTATTDRKSAERIARQKLILQGALTVFKEKGLEGAKIDEIARVSGFGKATLYYYFTSKEEIFSALLLHGWLSLWRELEEIAVGGDSPRATFISMLKKIAEMVNTDRPLYEFLFQAPQSFTREENERSEWKAYQNRLYKVLMELIEQGIKQGEFPQMEPRLIMKAMGGLFHGLVFLGKDRETITENEIEEMLGNLLG